The following are encoded together in the Zonotrichia albicollis isolate bZonAlb1 chromosome 10, bZonAlb1.hap1, whole genome shotgun sequence genome:
- the LOC113460464 gene encoding aryl hydrocarbon receptor isoform X4 — protein MYAGRRRRKPVPRATRPRPAEGGGSNPSKRHRERLNRELERLAGLLPFPPDVVAGLDKLSVLRLSAGFLRARRFLGVALKNPGAKEAQRDGACGAGPALGSAAVPEGELLLQALNGFVLVVTSEGLIFYSSHTIQDYLGFHQTDVMHQSVFELIHTEDQPEFRRNLRWALDAGKSLSSSAGICKPDQLPPENSSFLERSFVCRFRCLLDNSSGFLALNLQGRLKFLQGQKERSEDGSVLPPQLALFAISTPLQPPSILQIRTKNMIFRTKHKLDFTPLACDAKGKIVLGYTEAELRMCGTGYQFVHAADMLYCAENHVRMMQTGESGLTVFRLLTKDKRWKWVQANARLVYRNGKPEYIVVTQRPLVDEEGGEHLRKRSMHLPFTFATGEALLYQSSHPLPGFPDLFQSKGKLSKSKKPPCSHAGRSQRNGIDPRSLLGAVMQQDEAVYTSHSAPIPNPSFSSTFQLKGVSLPGAGGDAWGMGTAPASSRGNSLQEKLLDLQQEDPLLATMDLLSIKSDQSCSNELFSALEGLGLNAEDLGLLLLDEKMVMVRTDPDQSPSLNNSLASNQILSHVPRPPADGHEGGQQVCPLPGTPPSPQGGPAPCHMEDEHSGCHLAQRAGQPRTALPQPQPQPHTLLWQQPPSAVPGLLPELAEQEELSSGSQWRPAGEETLLHSFQPVRGIPWHSTPSSAPGAPCPQEPPGAQQLQGGCSLVQPLQEDAQQSFCLSSQRQDHAAPPSQPRHHHLLMNGLCGPSCSPQPSPWQDCVCPLLRAPAQPGVPGLSRDGISQPQGCPGPGPGLPPQQFHPDGLCSLDAAGPGDSWQEMAPYPRIFPPFYQLVPEKQLSSVLSVPQHSSPSSAAGHFGSISSPLETLNSYGTWSQEGRHRPHSGSGLLSSAMALPQDHPVLGGSLALPCQPQRRAEVLPDPPHASRRDFYL, from the exons TTGCTCTGAAGAATCCTGGTGCCAAGGAAGCCCAGAGGGACGGAGCCTGTGGCGCTGGaccagctctgggctcagcagcagTTCCAGAGGGTGAGCTGCTCCTACAG GCCCTCAATGGCTTTGTGCTGGTGGTGACATCAGAAGGGCTGATATTTTACTCCTCGCATACGATCCAGGACTATCTGGGATTTCACCAG ACAGATGTCATGCACCAGAGCGTCTTCGAGCTGATCCACACCGAGGACCAGCCGGAGTTCAGGCGCAACCTCCGCTGGGCCCTGGACGCTG GGAAGAGTCTTAGCTCTTCTGCTGGCATCTGCAAGCCGGATCAGCTGCCCCCAGAAAACTCCTCCTTCCTGGAGAGGAGCTTTGTGTGCCGCTTTCGCTGCCTCCTGGATAATTCCTCCGGATTCCTG GCTTTGAATCTTCAAGGCAGGCTGAAATTCCTTCAGGGGCAGAAGGAAAGGTCTGAAGATGGCTCTGTCCTGCCCCCCCAGCTCGCTCTGTTCGCCATCTCCACGCCCCTGCAGCCGCCGTCCATCCTGCAGATCCGAACCAAGAACATGATCTTCAGGACCAAGCACAAGCTGGACTTCACCCCCTTGGCGTGCGATGCCAA GGGGAAGATTGTGCTGGGCTACACCGAGGCGGAGCTGCGGATGTGTGGCACGGGCTACCAGTTTGTCCACGCTGCTGACATGCTGTACTGCGCTGAGAACCACGTCAGGA TGATGCAGACGGGTGAGAGCGGGCTGACGGTGTTCCGGCTGCTGACCAAGGACAAGCGCTGGAAGTGGGTGCAGGCCAACGCCCGGCTCGTCTACAGGAACGGCAAACCCGAGTACATCGTGGTCACACAGAGGCCCCTCGT agatGAAGAAGGAGGAGAGCACCTTCGGAAGCGGTCCATGCACCTTCCCTTCACCTTTGCTACAGGAGAGGCGCTTCTATACCAAAGTTCTCATCCTCTCCCAGGCTTCCCTGACCTTTTCCAGAGCAAAGGGAAGCTCAGCAAGTCCAAGAAGCCCCCCTGCAGCCACGCAGGGCGCTCCCAGAGGAACGGCATTGACCCCAGGTCTCTGCTGGGTGCTGTGATGCAGCAGGACGAGGCGGTGTACACCTCCCACTCAGCTCCCATTCCCAACCCTTCCTTCAGCAGCACTTTCCAGCTCAAGGGTGTGTCCTTGCCAGGTGCAGGAGGGGATGCCTGGGGtatgggcacagctccagcttcttCAAGGGGCAACAGCCTCCAAGAGAAGCTGCTGGATTTGCAGCAGGAGGACCCTCTCTTGGCCACCATGGACTTGCTCTCAATTAAGAGTGACCAGAGCTGTTCCAACGAGCTCTTCAGTGCTTTGGAGGGCCTGGGCTTGAATGCTGAGGACctggggctcctgctgctggatgAGAAAATGGTGATGGTCAGAACGGACCCAGAccagtcaccatccctgaataACAGCCTGGCCAGCAACCAGATTCTTTCCCATGTCCCCAGGCCTCCCGCGGATGGGCATGAGGGAGGGCAGCAGGTCTGTCCCCTGCCAGGCACGCCCCCCAGCCCGCAGGGAGGCCCCGCTCCGTGCCACATGGAGGACGAGCACTCGGGGTGCCACCTGGCACAGCGTGCAGGGCAGCCACgcactgccctgccccagccccagccccagccccacacgctgctgtggcagcagccccccagtgctgtgccagggctgctcccagagctggctgAGCAGGAGGAGCTCTCCAGCGGCTCCCAGTGGAGGCCAGCTGGGGAGGAGACTCTGCTCCACTCCTTCCAGCCAGTGCGGGGCATCCCatggcacagcacccccagctcagccccggGTGCTCCCTGCCCGCAGGAGCCACCCggggcccagcagctgcagggaggctgCTCACTCGTGCAGCCCCTCCAAGAGGATGCCCAGCAGTCCTTCTGCCTGTCCAGCCAGCGCCAGGACCACGCGGCGCcgcccagccagcccaggcacCATCACTTGCTGATGAACGGGCTGTGTGGCCCCAGCTGTTCTCCgcagcccagcccttggcaggactgtgtgtgccctctgctgcgggctccagctcagcctggcgTTCCTGGCCTCAGCAGAGATGGGatctcccagccccagggctgcccggGCCCCGGGCCTGGCCTGCCCCCACAGCAGTTTCACCCGGATGGATTGTGCAGCCTGGATGCTGCCGGCCCTGGGGACTCCTGGCAAGAGATGGCTCCATaccccaggatttttccccctttctacCAGCTCGTTCCCGAGAAGCAGCTGAGCTCTGTTCTTTCCGTGCCCCAGCACTCttcccccagctcagctgcagggcacTTTGGGAGCATCAGCAGCCCTCTGGAGACGCTGAATTCCTATGGGACATGGAGCCAGGAGGGCAGGCACAGG CCCCACAGCGGCTCtggtttgctcagctctgccatggcACTGCCCCAGGACCATCCAGTGCTGGGGGgaagcctggcactgccctgccagccTCAGCGCCGGGCAGAAGTGCTGCCGGATCCCCCTCATGCCTCCAGGAGGGACTTCTATCTCTAG
- the LOC113460464 gene encoding aryl hydrocarbon receptor isoform X2: protein MYAGRRRRKPVPRATRPRPAEGGGSNPSKRHRERLNRELERLAGLLPFPPDVVAGLDKLSVLRLSAGFLRARRFLGVALKNPGAKEAQRDGACGAGPALGSAAVPEGELLLQALNGFVLVVTSEGLIFYSSHTIQDYLGFHQTDVMHQSVFELIHTEDQPEFRRNLRWALDAGEPSAAGKSLSSSAGICKPDQLPPENSSFLERSFVCRFRCLLDNSSGFLALNLQGRLKFLQGQKERSEDGSVLPPQLALFAISTPLQPPSILQIRTKNMIFRTKHKLDFTPLACDAKGKIVLGYTEAELRMCGTGYQFVHAADMLYCAENHVRMMQTGESGLTVFRLLTKDKRWKWVQANARLVYRNGKPEYIVVTQRPLVDEEGGEHLRKRSMHLPFTFATGEALLYQSSHPLPGFPDLFQSKGKLSKSKKPPCSHAGRSQRNGIDPRSLLGAVMQQDEAVYTSHSAPIPNPSFSSTFQLKGVSLPGAGGDAWGMGTAPASSRGNSLQEKLLDLQQEDPLLATMDLLSIKSDQSCSNELFSALEGLGLNAEDLGLLLLDEKMVMVRTDPDQSPSLNNSLASNQILSHVPRPPADGHEGGQQVCPLPGTPPSPQGGPAPCHMEDEHSGCHLAQRAGQPRTALPQPQPQPHTLLWQQPPSAVPGLLPELAEQEELSSGSQWRPAGEETLLHSFQPVRGIPWHSTPSSAPGAPCPQEPPGAQQLQGGCSLVQPLQEDAQQSFCLSSQRQDHAAPPSQPRHHHLLMNGLCGPSCSPQPSPWQDCVCPLLRAPAQPGVPGLSRDGISQPQGCPGPGPGLPPQQFHPDGLCSLDAAGPGDSWQEMAPYPRIFPPFYQLVPEKQLSSVLSVPQHSSPSSAAGHFGSISSPLETLNSYGTWSQEGRHRPHSGSGLLSSAMALPQDHPVLGGSLALPCQPQRRAEVLPDPPHASRRDFYL, encoded by the exons TTGCTCTGAAGAATCCTGGTGCCAAGGAAGCCCAGAGGGACGGAGCCTGTGGCGCTGGaccagctctgggctcagcagcagTTCCAGAGGGTGAGCTGCTCCTACAG GCCCTCAATGGCTTTGTGCTGGTGGTGACATCAGAAGGGCTGATATTTTACTCCTCGCATACGATCCAGGACTATCTGGGATTTCACCAG ACAGATGTCATGCACCAGAGCGTCTTCGAGCTGATCCACACCGAGGACCAGCCGGAGTTCAGGCGCAACCTCCGCTGGGCCCTGGACGCTGGTGAGCCCTCTGCAGCAG GGAAGAGTCTTAGCTCTTCTGCTGGCATCTGCAAGCCGGATCAGCTGCCCCCAGAAAACTCCTCCTTCCTGGAGAGGAGCTTTGTGTGCCGCTTTCGCTGCCTCCTGGATAATTCCTCCGGATTCCTG GCTTTGAATCTTCAAGGCAGGCTGAAATTCCTTCAGGGGCAGAAGGAAAGGTCTGAAGATGGCTCTGTCCTGCCCCCCCAGCTCGCTCTGTTCGCCATCTCCACGCCCCTGCAGCCGCCGTCCATCCTGCAGATCCGAACCAAGAACATGATCTTCAGGACCAAGCACAAGCTGGACTTCACCCCCTTGGCGTGCGATGCCAA GGGGAAGATTGTGCTGGGCTACACCGAGGCGGAGCTGCGGATGTGTGGCACGGGCTACCAGTTTGTCCACGCTGCTGACATGCTGTACTGCGCTGAGAACCACGTCAGGA TGATGCAGACGGGTGAGAGCGGGCTGACGGTGTTCCGGCTGCTGACCAAGGACAAGCGCTGGAAGTGGGTGCAGGCCAACGCCCGGCTCGTCTACAGGAACGGCAAACCCGAGTACATCGTGGTCACACAGAGGCCCCTCGT agatGAAGAAGGAGGAGAGCACCTTCGGAAGCGGTCCATGCACCTTCCCTTCACCTTTGCTACAGGAGAGGCGCTTCTATACCAAAGTTCTCATCCTCTCCCAGGCTTCCCTGACCTTTTCCAGAGCAAAGGGAAGCTCAGCAAGTCCAAGAAGCCCCCCTGCAGCCACGCAGGGCGCTCCCAGAGGAACGGCATTGACCCCAGGTCTCTGCTGGGTGCTGTGATGCAGCAGGACGAGGCGGTGTACACCTCCCACTCAGCTCCCATTCCCAACCCTTCCTTCAGCAGCACTTTCCAGCTCAAGGGTGTGTCCTTGCCAGGTGCAGGAGGGGATGCCTGGGGtatgggcacagctccagcttcttCAAGGGGCAACAGCCTCCAAGAGAAGCTGCTGGATTTGCAGCAGGAGGACCCTCTCTTGGCCACCATGGACTTGCTCTCAATTAAGAGTGACCAGAGCTGTTCCAACGAGCTCTTCAGTGCTTTGGAGGGCCTGGGCTTGAATGCTGAGGACctggggctcctgctgctggatgAGAAAATGGTGATGGTCAGAACGGACCCAGAccagtcaccatccctgaataACAGCCTGGCCAGCAACCAGATTCTTTCCCATGTCCCCAGGCCTCCCGCGGATGGGCATGAGGGAGGGCAGCAGGTCTGTCCCCTGCCAGGCACGCCCCCCAGCCCGCAGGGAGGCCCCGCTCCGTGCCACATGGAGGACGAGCACTCGGGGTGCCACCTGGCACAGCGTGCAGGGCAGCCACgcactgccctgccccagccccagccccagccccacacgctgctgtggcagcagccccccagtgctgtgccagggctgctcccagagctggctgAGCAGGAGGAGCTCTCCAGCGGCTCCCAGTGGAGGCCAGCTGGGGAGGAGACTCTGCTCCACTCCTTCCAGCCAGTGCGGGGCATCCCatggcacagcacccccagctcagccccggGTGCTCCCTGCCCGCAGGAGCCACCCggggcccagcagctgcagggaggctgCTCACTCGTGCAGCCCCTCCAAGAGGATGCCCAGCAGTCCTTCTGCCTGTCCAGCCAGCGCCAGGACCACGCGGCGCcgcccagccagcccaggcacCATCACTTGCTGATGAACGGGCTGTGTGGCCCCAGCTGTTCTCCgcagcccagcccttggcaggactgtgtgtgccctctgctgcgggctccagctcagcctggcgTTCCTGGCCTCAGCAGAGATGGGatctcccagccccagggctgcccggGCCCCGGGCCTGGCCTGCCCCCACAGCAGTTTCACCCGGATGGATTGTGCAGCCTGGATGCTGCCGGCCCTGGGGACTCCTGGCAAGAGATGGCTCCATaccccaggatttttccccctttctacCAGCTCGTTCCCGAGAAGCAGCTGAGCTCTGTTCTTTCCGTGCCCCAGCACTCttcccccagctcagctgcagggcacTTTGGGAGCATCAGCAGCCCTCTGGAGACGCTGAATTCCTATGGGACATGGAGCCAGGAGGGCAGGCACAGG CCCCACAGCGGCTCtggtttgctcagctctgccatggcACTGCCCCAGGACCATCCAGTGCTGGGGGgaagcctggcactgccctgccagccTCAGCGCCGGGCAGAAGTGCTGCCGGATCCCCCTCATGCCTCCAGGAGGGACTTCTATCTCTAG
- the LOC113460464 gene encoding aryl hydrocarbon receptor isoform X3: MYAGRRRRKPVPRATRPRPAEGGGSNPSKRHRERLNRELERLAGLLPFPPDVVAGLDKLSVLRLSAGFLRARRFLGVALKNPGAKEAQRDGACGAGPALGSAAVPEGELLLQALNGFVLVVTSEGLIFYSSHTIQDYLGFHQTDVMHQSVFELIHTEDQPEFRRNLRWALDAAGKSLSSSAGICKPDQLPPENSSFLERSFVCRFRCLLDNSSGFLALNLQGRLKFLQGQKERSEDGSVLPPQLALFAISTPLQPPSILQIRTKNMIFRTKHKLDFTPLACDAKGKIVLGYTEAELRMCGTGYQFVHAADMLYCAENHVRMMQTGESGLTVFRLLTKDKRWKWVQANARLVYRNGKPEYIVVTQRPLVDEEGGEHLRKRSMHLPFTFATGEALLYQSSHPLPGFPDLFQSKGKLSKSKKPPCSHAGRSQRNGIDPRSLLGAVMQQDEAVYTSHSAPIPNPSFSSTFQLKGVSLPGAGGDAWGMGTAPASSRGNSLQEKLLDLQQEDPLLATMDLLSIKSDQSCSNELFSALEGLGLNAEDLGLLLLDEKMVMVRTDPDQSPSLNNSLASNQILSHVPRPPADGHEGGQQVCPLPGTPPSPQGGPAPCHMEDEHSGCHLAQRAGQPRTALPQPQPQPHTLLWQQPPSAVPGLLPELAEQEELSSGSQWRPAGEETLLHSFQPVRGIPWHSTPSSAPGAPCPQEPPGAQQLQGGCSLVQPLQEDAQQSFCLSSQRQDHAAPPSQPRHHHLLMNGLCGPSCSPQPSPWQDCVCPLLRAPAQPGVPGLSRDGISQPQGCPGPGPGLPPQQFHPDGLCSLDAAGPGDSWQEMAPYPRIFPPFYQLVPEKQLSSVLSVPQHSSPSSAAGHFGSISSPLETLNSYGTWSQEGRHRPHSGSGLLSSAMALPQDHPVLGGSLALPCQPQRRAEVLPDPPHASRRDFYL; this comes from the exons TTGCTCTGAAGAATCCTGGTGCCAAGGAAGCCCAGAGGGACGGAGCCTGTGGCGCTGGaccagctctgggctcagcagcagTTCCAGAGGGTGAGCTGCTCCTACAG GCCCTCAATGGCTTTGTGCTGGTGGTGACATCAGAAGGGCTGATATTTTACTCCTCGCATACGATCCAGGACTATCTGGGATTTCACCAG ACAGATGTCATGCACCAGAGCGTCTTCGAGCTGATCCACACCGAGGACCAGCCGGAGTTCAGGCGCAACCTCCGCTGGGCCCTGGACGCTG CAGGGAAGAGTCTTAGCTCTTCTGCTGGCATCTGCAAGCCGGATCAGCTGCCCCCAGAAAACTCCTCCTTCCTGGAGAGGAGCTTTGTGTGCCGCTTTCGCTGCCTCCTGGATAATTCCTCCGGATTCCTG GCTTTGAATCTTCAAGGCAGGCTGAAATTCCTTCAGGGGCAGAAGGAAAGGTCTGAAGATGGCTCTGTCCTGCCCCCCCAGCTCGCTCTGTTCGCCATCTCCACGCCCCTGCAGCCGCCGTCCATCCTGCAGATCCGAACCAAGAACATGATCTTCAGGACCAAGCACAAGCTGGACTTCACCCCCTTGGCGTGCGATGCCAA GGGGAAGATTGTGCTGGGCTACACCGAGGCGGAGCTGCGGATGTGTGGCACGGGCTACCAGTTTGTCCACGCTGCTGACATGCTGTACTGCGCTGAGAACCACGTCAGGA TGATGCAGACGGGTGAGAGCGGGCTGACGGTGTTCCGGCTGCTGACCAAGGACAAGCGCTGGAAGTGGGTGCAGGCCAACGCCCGGCTCGTCTACAGGAACGGCAAACCCGAGTACATCGTGGTCACACAGAGGCCCCTCGT agatGAAGAAGGAGGAGAGCACCTTCGGAAGCGGTCCATGCACCTTCCCTTCACCTTTGCTACAGGAGAGGCGCTTCTATACCAAAGTTCTCATCCTCTCCCAGGCTTCCCTGACCTTTTCCAGAGCAAAGGGAAGCTCAGCAAGTCCAAGAAGCCCCCCTGCAGCCACGCAGGGCGCTCCCAGAGGAACGGCATTGACCCCAGGTCTCTGCTGGGTGCTGTGATGCAGCAGGACGAGGCGGTGTACACCTCCCACTCAGCTCCCATTCCCAACCCTTCCTTCAGCAGCACTTTCCAGCTCAAGGGTGTGTCCTTGCCAGGTGCAGGAGGGGATGCCTGGGGtatgggcacagctccagcttcttCAAGGGGCAACAGCCTCCAAGAGAAGCTGCTGGATTTGCAGCAGGAGGACCCTCTCTTGGCCACCATGGACTTGCTCTCAATTAAGAGTGACCAGAGCTGTTCCAACGAGCTCTTCAGTGCTTTGGAGGGCCTGGGCTTGAATGCTGAGGACctggggctcctgctgctggatgAGAAAATGGTGATGGTCAGAACGGACCCAGAccagtcaccatccctgaataACAGCCTGGCCAGCAACCAGATTCTTTCCCATGTCCCCAGGCCTCCCGCGGATGGGCATGAGGGAGGGCAGCAGGTCTGTCCCCTGCCAGGCACGCCCCCCAGCCCGCAGGGAGGCCCCGCTCCGTGCCACATGGAGGACGAGCACTCGGGGTGCCACCTGGCACAGCGTGCAGGGCAGCCACgcactgccctgccccagccccagccccagccccacacgctgctgtggcagcagccccccagtgctgtgccagggctgctcccagagctggctgAGCAGGAGGAGCTCTCCAGCGGCTCCCAGTGGAGGCCAGCTGGGGAGGAGACTCTGCTCCACTCCTTCCAGCCAGTGCGGGGCATCCCatggcacagcacccccagctcagccccggGTGCTCCCTGCCCGCAGGAGCCACCCggggcccagcagctgcagggaggctgCTCACTCGTGCAGCCCCTCCAAGAGGATGCCCAGCAGTCCTTCTGCCTGTCCAGCCAGCGCCAGGACCACGCGGCGCcgcccagccagcccaggcacCATCACTTGCTGATGAACGGGCTGTGTGGCCCCAGCTGTTCTCCgcagcccagcccttggcaggactgtgtgtgccctctgctgcgggctccagctcagcctggcgTTCCTGGCCTCAGCAGAGATGGGatctcccagccccagggctgcccggGCCCCGGGCCTGGCCTGCCCCCACAGCAGTTTCACCCGGATGGATTGTGCAGCCTGGATGCTGCCGGCCCTGGGGACTCCTGGCAAGAGATGGCTCCATaccccaggatttttccccctttctacCAGCTCGTTCCCGAGAAGCAGCTGAGCTCTGTTCTTTCCGTGCCCCAGCACTCttcccccagctcagctgcagggcacTTTGGGAGCATCAGCAGCCCTCTGGAGACGCTGAATTCCTATGGGACATGGAGCCAGGAGGGCAGGCACAGG CCCCACAGCGGCTCtggtttgctcagctctgccatggcACTGCCCCAGGACCATCCAGTGCTGGGGGgaagcctggcactgccctgccagccTCAGCGCCGGGCAGAAGTGCTGCCGGATCCCCCTCATGCCTCCAGGAGGGACTTCTATCTCTAG
- the LOC113460464 gene encoding aryl hydrocarbon receptor isoform X1 — translation MYAGRRRRKPVPRATRPRPAEGGGSNPSKRHRERLNRELERLAGLLPFPPDVVAGLDKLSVLRLSAGFLRARRFLGVALKNPGAKEAQRDGACGAGPALGSAAVPEGELLLQALNGFVLVVTSEGLIFYSSHTIQDYLGFHQTDVMHQSVFELIHTEDQPEFRRNLRWALDAGEPSAAAGKSLSSSAGICKPDQLPPENSSFLERSFVCRFRCLLDNSSGFLALNLQGRLKFLQGQKERSEDGSVLPPQLALFAISTPLQPPSILQIRTKNMIFRTKHKLDFTPLACDAKGKIVLGYTEAELRMCGTGYQFVHAADMLYCAENHVRMMQTGESGLTVFRLLTKDKRWKWVQANARLVYRNGKPEYIVVTQRPLVDEEGGEHLRKRSMHLPFTFATGEALLYQSSHPLPGFPDLFQSKGKLSKSKKPPCSHAGRSQRNGIDPRSLLGAVMQQDEAVYTSHSAPIPNPSFSSTFQLKGVSLPGAGGDAWGMGTAPASSRGNSLQEKLLDLQQEDPLLATMDLLSIKSDQSCSNELFSALEGLGLNAEDLGLLLLDEKMVMVRTDPDQSPSLNNSLASNQILSHVPRPPADGHEGGQQVCPLPGTPPSPQGGPAPCHMEDEHSGCHLAQRAGQPRTALPQPQPQPHTLLWQQPPSAVPGLLPELAEQEELSSGSQWRPAGEETLLHSFQPVRGIPWHSTPSSAPGAPCPQEPPGAQQLQGGCSLVQPLQEDAQQSFCLSSQRQDHAAPPSQPRHHHLLMNGLCGPSCSPQPSPWQDCVCPLLRAPAQPGVPGLSRDGISQPQGCPGPGPGLPPQQFHPDGLCSLDAAGPGDSWQEMAPYPRIFPPFYQLVPEKQLSSVLSVPQHSSPSSAAGHFGSISSPLETLNSYGTWSQEGRHRPHSGSGLLSSAMALPQDHPVLGGSLALPCQPQRRAEVLPDPPHASRRDFYL, via the exons TTGCTCTGAAGAATCCTGGTGCCAAGGAAGCCCAGAGGGACGGAGCCTGTGGCGCTGGaccagctctgggctcagcagcagTTCCAGAGGGTGAGCTGCTCCTACAG GCCCTCAATGGCTTTGTGCTGGTGGTGACATCAGAAGGGCTGATATTTTACTCCTCGCATACGATCCAGGACTATCTGGGATTTCACCAG ACAGATGTCATGCACCAGAGCGTCTTCGAGCTGATCCACACCGAGGACCAGCCGGAGTTCAGGCGCAACCTCCGCTGGGCCCTGGACGCTGGTGAGCCCTCTGCAGCAG CAGGGAAGAGTCTTAGCTCTTCTGCTGGCATCTGCAAGCCGGATCAGCTGCCCCCAGAAAACTCCTCCTTCCTGGAGAGGAGCTTTGTGTGCCGCTTTCGCTGCCTCCTGGATAATTCCTCCGGATTCCTG GCTTTGAATCTTCAAGGCAGGCTGAAATTCCTTCAGGGGCAGAAGGAAAGGTCTGAAGATGGCTCTGTCCTGCCCCCCCAGCTCGCTCTGTTCGCCATCTCCACGCCCCTGCAGCCGCCGTCCATCCTGCAGATCCGAACCAAGAACATGATCTTCAGGACCAAGCACAAGCTGGACTTCACCCCCTTGGCGTGCGATGCCAA GGGGAAGATTGTGCTGGGCTACACCGAGGCGGAGCTGCGGATGTGTGGCACGGGCTACCAGTTTGTCCACGCTGCTGACATGCTGTACTGCGCTGAGAACCACGTCAGGA TGATGCAGACGGGTGAGAGCGGGCTGACGGTGTTCCGGCTGCTGACCAAGGACAAGCGCTGGAAGTGGGTGCAGGCCAACGCCCGGCTCGTCTACAGGAACGGCAAACCCGAGTACATCGTGGTCACACAGAGGCCCCTCGT agatGAAGAAGGAGGAGAGCACCTTCGGAAGCGGTCCATGCACCTTCCCTTCACCTTTGCTACAGGAGAGGCGCTTCTATACCAAAGTTCTCATCCTCTCCCAGGCTTCCCTGACCTTTTCCAGAGCAAAGGGAAGCTCAGCAAGTCCAAGAAGCCCCCCTGCAGCCACGCAGGGCGCTCCCAGAGGAACGGCATTGACCCCAGGTCTCTGCTGGGTGCTGTGATGCAGCAGGACGAGGCGGTGTACACCTCCCACTCAGCTCCCATTCCCAACCCTTCCTTCAGCAGCACTTTCCAGCTCAAGGGTGTGTCCTTGCCAGGTGCAGGAGGGGATGCCTGGGGtatgggcacagctccagcttcttCAAGGGGCAACAGCCTCCAAGAGAAGCTGCTGGATTTGCAGCAGGAGGACCCTCTCTTGGCCACCATGGACTTGCTCTCAATTAAGAGTGACCAGAGCTGTTCCAACGAGCTCTTCAGTGCTTTGGAGGGCCTGGGCTTGAATGCTGAGGACctggggctcctgctgctggatgAGAAAATGGTGATGGTCAGAACGGACCCAGAccagtcaccatccctgaataACAGCCTGGCCAGCAACCAGATTCTTTCCCATGTCCCCAGGCCTCCCGCGGATGGGCATGAGGGAGGGCAGCAGGTCTGTCCCCTGCCAGGCACGCCCCCCAGCCCGCAGGGAGGCCCCGCTCCGTGCCACATGGAGGACGAGCACTCGGGGTGCCACCTGGCACAGCGTGCAGGGCAGCCACgcactgccctgccccagccccagccccagccccacacgctgctgtggcagcagccccccagtgctgtgccagggctgctcccagagctggctgAGCAGGAGGAGCTCTCCAGCGGCTCCCAGTGGAGGCCAGCTGGGGAGGAGACTCTGCTCCACTCCTTCCAGCCAGTGCGGGGCATCCCatggcacagcacccccagctcagccccggGTGCTCCCTGCCCGCAGGAGCCACCCggggcccagcagctgcagggaggctgCTCACTCGTGCAGCCCCTCCAAGAGGATGCCCAGCAGTCCTTCTGCCTGTCCAGCCAGCGCCAGGACCACGCGGCGCcgcccagccagcccaggcacCATCACTTGCTGATGAACGGGCTGTGTGGCCCCAGCTGTTCTCCgcagcccagcccttggcaggactgtgtgtgccctctgctgcgggctccagctcagcctggcgTTCCTGGCCTCAGCAGAGATGGGatctcccagccccagggctgcccggGCCCCGGGCCTGGCCTGCCCCCACAGCAGTTTCACCCGGATGGATTGTGCAGCCTGGATGCTGCCGGCCCTGGGGACTCCTGGCAAGAGATGGCTCCATaccccaggatttttccccctttctacCAGCTCGTTCCCGAGAAGCAGCTGAGCTCTGTTCTTTCCGTGCCCCAGCACTCttcccccagctcagctgcagggcacTTTGGGAGCATCAGCAGCCCTCTGGAGACGCTGAATTCCTATGGGACATGGAGCCAGGAGGGCAGGCACAGG CCCCACAGCGGCTCtggtttgctcagctctgccatggcACTGCCCCAGGACCATCCAGTGCTGGGGGgaagcctggcactgccctgccagccTCAGCGCCGGGCAGAAGTGCTGCCGGATCCCCCTCATGCCTCCAGGAGGGACTTCTATCTCTAG